A genomic segment from Orrella daihaiensis encodes:
- a CDS encoding pirin family protein → MQPRKVERLVQGVQTADGAGVKLTRVLTQDLQRRLDPFLMLDAFRNDNPDDYIGGFPDHPHRGFETVTYMIAGRMRHRDSAGNEGLLGPGGVQWMTAGSGLIHSELPEQEEGLMEGFQLWLNLPAERKMIKPSYRDISPDSIPEFTTDDGVLVRVIAGHSHGMPGAVTRPDTEPLFLDLHLPANTSFTQAIPKGHHAFVYTYRGNAQIAGTTVADRQMGILTDDGEALEVTANEPSRLLLIAGKPLNEPIAQYGPFVMNTTEQIHQTLQDYRAGQFEAAVVQSL, encoded by the coding sequence ATGCAACCCAGAAAAGTTGAACGACTCGTGCAAGGTGTGCAAACGGCTGACGGTGCTGGCGTTAAGTTAACCCGCGTACTGACGCAAGATCTGCAACGCAGGCTAGATCCGTTTCTGATGCTTGATGCATTTCGTAACGACAACCCCGATGACTACATTGGCGGATTCCCAGATCATCCACATCGCGGGTTTGAGACGGTGACGTACATGATTGCCGGTCGCATGCGGCATCGCGACAGTGCTGGTAACGAAGGGTTGCTTGGACCAGGCGGCGTGCAGTGGATGACAGCCGGCAGCGGATTAATCCACTCAGAGTTGCCGGAGCAGGAAGAAGGCCTGATGGAAGGCTTTCAGTTATGGCTGAATCTGCCCGCCGAGCGCAAAATGATCAAGCCAAGCTATCGAGATATTTCACCAGACTCGATTCCGGAATTCACCACAGACGACGGTGTGTTGGTACGCGTGATCGCCGGCCATAGCCACGGAATGCCGGGTGCGGTCACACGGCCCGACACCGAACCCCTGTTTCTGGATCTCCATTTGCCGGCCAACACCTCTTTCACGCAGGCAATTCCAAAAGGTCACCATGCTTTTGTTTACACCTATCGCGGCAACGCACAGATCGCTGGCACCACAGTCGCTGACCGTCAGATGGGCATCCTGACCGATGACGGCGAGGCACTCGAGGTCACTGCCAACGAACCCTCCAGACTCTTGTTAATTGCTGGCAAGCCACTAAACGAACCGATTGCCCAATACGGTCCGTTTGTCATGAATACAACCGAGCAGATCCATCAAACCTTGCAAGACTATCGGGCTGGACAATTCGAAGCAGCGGTGGTGCAGTCACTCTAG
- a CDS encoding flavodoxin family protein — MPSRAELLIIYHSMTGGTHQMAQACAQGARADPSVSVVLKHASQTDTDDILRADGYVFATPEYLGSMSGLMKDCFDRTYYPCLERLQGKPYAVMVCAGSDGQGAVKQIERIVTGWRLKAVAPPIIINVRAQTPERILATKQLTESELDPCVELGAMLGAGLGMGMF; from the coding sequence CTGCCATCCCGAGCCGAGCTGTTAATCATCTACCACTCTATGACCGGTGGCACCCATCAAATGGCACAGGCGTGTGCCCAGGGCGCCCGAGCTGACCCAAGTGTTAGCGTGGTTCTCAAGCATGCTAGCCAAACCGATACCGATGACATTCTGCGCGCAGATGGCTATGTTTTTGCAACGCCAGAATATCTCGGTAGTATGAGCGGGTTGATGAAGGACTGCTTTGACAGAACCTATTACCCGTGCCTTGAAAGGCTGCAAGGCAAACCATATGCCGTCATGGTGTGCGCGGGCAGTGATGGGCAAGGTGCCGTCAAACAAATCGAGCGGATCGTGACTGGCTGGCGACTCAAGGCAGTCGCGCCCCCTATTATCATCAACGTCCGTGCTCAAACACCTGAGCGTATCCTCGCCACGAAACAATTGACCGAATCAGAACTAGACCCCTGCGTAGAGCTAGGGGCCATGTTGGGCGCTGGCCTTGGCATGGGGATGTTTTAA
- a CDS encoding copper chaperone PCu(A)C: protein MKRIATLICATTLGLMANIATAQPNITDLSFTDPWIRGSVPGQKNGAGYLIIDNKSGQPAAMVSANSDRADRIELHTIVREDGVAKMREVQEIPVPANGSVTLQPGGYHVMFIGLTQPFKEGESIPVKLNFSDGRSAEVTFTVKAPTYMGGGGMQGHGHGGHGMMKGN, encoded by the coding sequence ATGAAACGCATCGCAACCCTTATTTGCGCAACGACGCTGGGCTTGATGGCAAACATCGCCACCGCCCAACCTAATATCACTGATCTAAGTTTTACCGATCCCTGGATCCGCGGTTCAGTACCTGGCCAGAAAAATGGTGCTGGCTATCTCATCATCGACAACAAATCGGGCCAACCTGCCGCCATGGTGTCGGCCAACAGTGACCGGGCCGACCGTATTGAACTACACACGATTGTGCGTGAGGACGGTGTCGCCAAAATGCGTGAGGTTCAAGAAATTCCAGTGCCCGCCAACGGTTCCGTGACACTACAACCCGGGGGCTATCACGTCATGTTCATTGGGTTAACACAACCCTTTAAAGAAGGTGAATCCATCCCGGTCAAGCTCAACTTTTCTGATGGCCGATCCGCAGAGGTGACTTTCACTGTCAAGGCACCCACGTATATGGGCGGTGGTGGTATGCAGGGCCATGGTCATGGTGGTCATGGCATGATGAAAGGCAACTAA
- a CDS encoding MmgE/PrpD family protein: MTTHSAEWRLAKHVVSTRYEDLTEHTINCAKTFITDTLSVGIAGTAVPQAQQLLEALKSIDPGGPVAIWGANLGLSAPNAIMANAFNVHCQEYDCVHEGAVVHAMATLLPVLIAQAQSREGISGKELITAVVVGIDVACTLGLAANQAMQFFRPATAGGFGAVAGLAKLRGLALDQVIAAWGFQLAQASGTMQGHREGRPVLPLQVSFNARAAWQSCELAQTELQSLDNPISGECGYLAMFERDFTLEPLLDELGRVWRIDEFSHKPYPSGRATHAGVEGLLNMLREHKLATESIKSVVVTGPSLISRLVNRPPLLNPSPNYARLCMPYVLAKIMQHGHLEPKHYFDDELADPQTFELAQKVTMRVDDNPDPNAFTPVTIEVVLSNGQVFQTKIDNMLASPKRPLSQQQREEKFMQCCGLIDDHQRTGNKNLHELYANLTALDKVSDVHDLFK, encoded by the coding sequence TTGACCACTCATTCAGCAGAATGGCGTCTAGCCAAGCATGTGGTGAGTACTCGATACGAGGACTTGACCGAACATACGATAAATTGCGCCAAGACTTTCATCACCGACACATTGTCGGTTGGCATCGCCGGCACAGCTGTGCCGCAGGCGCAACAACTACTAGAAGCACTGAAAAGTATTGATCCCGGCGGGCCGGTTGCGATTTGGGGAGCCAACCTTGGTCTGTCGGCACCGAATGCCATTATGGCAAACGCATTTAATGTGCATTGCCAGGAGTACGACTGTGTGCACGAGGGAGCCGTTGTCCATGCCATGGCGACACTATTGCCGGTACTCATTGCACAAGCACAATCCCGCGAGGGTATCAGCGGCAAAGAACTCATCACCGCGGTGGTCGTGGGCATCGATGTGGCGTGCACACTCGGACTAGCGGCCAACCAGGCGATGCAATTTTTTAGGCCGGCGACCGCAGGCGGCTTTGGCGCAGTCGCCGGTCTGGCCAAGCTTAGAGGACTGGCGCTTGATCAGGTGATCGCTGCATGGGGGTTTCAACTGGCGCAAGCCAGTGGCACCATGCAAGGCCATCGGGAGGGTCGACCGGTGCTGCCCTTGCAAGTCAGTTTCAATGCCAGAGCAGCATGGCAATCATGCGAACTCGCCCAAACCGAGCTTCAGTCACTTGATAACCCGATCAGTGGCGAGTGTGGCTACCTAGCCATGTTTGAACGCGACTTCACCCTCGAGCCATTACTTGATGAACTTGGCAGGGTTTGGCGCATTGATGAGTTCAGCCATAAGCCCTATCCAAGCGGGCGAGCAACTCACGCAGGCGTTGAGGGGCTACTGAATATGTTGCGAGAACACAAACTTGCGACCGAGTCAATCAAGTCGGTCGTTGTAACCGGCCCCTCGCTCATCAGTCGGTTGGTTAACCGCCCACCGCTGCTTAATCCGAGCCCAAACTATGCTCGGCTTTGTATGCCCTATGTACTGGCAAAAATCATGCAGCACGGACATCTGGAGCCCAAACACTATTTTGATGACGAACTCGCCGACCCACAGACTTTCGAACTCGCACAAAAAGTCACCATGCGGGTTGATGACAATCCTGATCCAAATGCCTTTACCCCAGTTACCATCGAAGTGGTGCTCAGCAATGGACAAGTGTTTCAAACCAAGATTGACAACATGTTGGCTAGCCCCAAACGGCCTTTGTCACAACAGCAGCGTGAAGAGAAATTCATGCAATGTTGCGGGTTAATCGATGATCATCAAAGAACAGGTAACAAAAATCTACATGAGTTGTACGCGAACCTGACTGCATTAGACAAAGTGTCTGATGTGCATGACCTTTTTAAATAA
- a CDS encoding oxygenase MpaB family protein codes for MAQRSMSVAAANRTALQTRLRQALAQQIRAMTGSTTGPPVAFLQPEGDPGWFGPASVTWKVHAHLVSMLVGGLSSLLIQSMHPGALAGVWDHSSFRVNLRARLGRTAYFIAATTYGGHEMAQAAINQVNQIHARVNGLRPDGKPYDARDPHLLRWVHLGETISFLKSYCIHGDTRLPLFMQNQYFVEMQRIGEALGAVDLPQSVASAEQMLLSYRSELSVDDRVHEVVELIKNFPCRRRDRPFVRLIVDAAFDLLPAWVLADLGQAERPAWCRHITQHALAIASVPIEWTLATEGVSAHARQRLAKPRG; via the coding sequence ATGGCGCAACGCTCGATGTCGGTGGCGGCCGCTAATCGTACCGCTCTACAAACCCGGCTGCGCCAAGCGTTGGCCCAGCAGATCCGGGCAATGACGGGCTCAACGACCGGCCCACCGGTTGCCTTCCTGCAGCCTGAAGGTGACCCTGGCTGGTTTGGGCCAGCCAGCGTTACGTGGAAAGTGCACGCTCACCTGGTGTCCATGCTGGTGGGTGGACTGTCATCTTTGCTCATTCAATCAATGCATCCGGGTGCACTCGCTGGTGTTTGGGACCATTCCAGTTTCCGAGTAAATTTACGCGCCCGTCTCGGACGCACTGCCTACTTTATTGCCGCCACCACCTACGGTGGCCATGAGATGGCGCAAGCAGCGATCAACCAAGTCAATCAGATCCATGCGCGCGTCAATGGCCTAAGGCCAGACGGCAAACCATACGATGCACGTGATCCCCACCTGCTGCGCTGGGTACATTTGGGCGAAACGATTAGTTTCCTGAAAAGCTACTGCATCCATGGCGACACCCGGCTGCCCTTGTTCATGCAAAATCAATACTTTGTAGAGATGCAACGTATTGGTGAAGCACTCGGTGCAGTCGACTTGCCTCAAAGTGTCGCGAGTGCAGAACAGATGCTGTTGTCCTATCGCTCTGAATTGAGCGTTGATGACCGGGTGCACGAGGTCGTTGAGCTCATTAAAAACTTTCCTTGTCGGCGCAGAGACCGACCGTTTGTCCGGCTGATCGTAGATGCCGCATTCGATCTATTGCCCGCCTGGGTGTTGGCTGATCTTGGCCAAGCAGAGCGACCAGCCTGGTGCCGACACATCACCCAACACGCCCTGGCAATCGCCAGTGTCCCGATTGAATGGACCTTGGCCACCGAGGGGGTTAGCGCTCATGCCCGTCAACGTTTAGCCAAACCGCGGGGCTGA
- a CDS encoding SDR family oxidoreductase, with protein sequence MAAKTMLITGASRGIGAATALLAAEHGYQVAVNYVSNDAAAKAVVQSIESVGGIAKTFKANVANNHEVVELFEAIDSTFGTLDVLVNNAGILETFSILDADPQAVHRTFEANVFSLYYCSREAVKRMSTANGGRGGVIINMSSAAAKLCSMPGGNAYSASKSAVDGFNLALANEVGELGIRVNAIRPGLIATDIQNGRGGLAVATELARTLVPMKRIGQPEEIAQAVIWLASDQASYVHGATLDVGGGR encoded by the coding sequence ATGGCCGCTAAAACCATGCTGATTACCGGCGCTAGCCGCGGTATTGGTGCAGCCACCGCATTGTTGGCTGCCGAACACGGCTATCAAGTGGCCGTGAATTACGTGTCGAATGACGCGGCTGCCAAAGCGGTGGTTCAAAGTATCGAATCAGTGGGCGGTATTGCCAAAACCTTCAAAGCCAATGTGGCCAACAATCATGAAGTCGTTGAATTGTTCGAAGCGATTGATTCAACCTTTGGCACGCTGGACGTTTTGGTTAACAATGCGGGCATACTCGAAACATTCAGCATTCTGGACGCAGATCCGCAGGCTGTGCATCGTACGTTTGAGGCTAACGTGTTTAGTCTCTACTACTGCAGCCGTGAAGCCGTCAAACGAATGTCTACTGCCAATGGCGGTCGCGGAGGGGTCATTATCAACATGTCCTCTGCCGCTGCAAAACTCTGTTCCATGCCGGGTGGCAATGCCTATTCTGCCTCCAAATCTGCCGTTGACGGCTTCAATTTGGCACTTGCAAATGAGGTTGGCGAGCTAGGCATTCGGGTCAATGCTATTCGCCCGGGCTTGATTGCGACCGACATACAGAATGGCCGCGGTGGGCTCGCTGTTGCCACCGAACTTGCTCGCACACTGGTGCCGATGAAACGGATAGGCCAGCCAGAGGAGATTGCACAAGCGGTGATTTGGCTAGCCTCCGATCAGGCCTCCTATGTCCATGGCGCAACGCTCGATGTCGGTGGCGGCCGCTAA
- a CDS encoding TetR/AcrR family transcriptional regulator, which yields MSTTTTIPRGQLKGAIIQYAMAYVEKNGYKDLNLDTVSRDLNVSHGAPYRHFKTKTDLLASLAYDGFNDLADTQTEFLSRHPEGSRDQLIALSEAYVDFLVRRERLYDVMWDFTWTPDINQETAAAGRRTFLIHIGAIKSYIDTQGLDPELQDEMAMNVWAFLHGLAVLALHKEAIVKPTPERLNMLVRSGMNAMLDGYDQRRNKNLH from the coding sequence ATGTCTACAACCACCACAATACCGCGAGGCCAGCTCAAAGGCGCGATCATTCAATACGCCATGGCCTATGTTGAAAAGAACGGTTACAAAGACTTAAACCTAGATACCGTCAGCCGTGACTTGAACGTAAGCCACGGGGCGCCGTATCGCCATTTCAAAACCAAAACCGATTTATTAGCCAGCCTTGCATACGACGGATTCAACGACTTGGCTGATACTCAGACTGAGTTCCTGTCTCGACATCCTGAAGGTTCTCGCGACCAGTTAATCGCATTAAGTGAGGCTTATGTCGACTTTTTGGTTCGACGGGAACGACTATACGATGTGATGTGGGATTTCACGTGGACCCCAGACATCAACCAGGAAACCGCAGCAGCTGGTCGCCGTACATTTTTGATACATATCGGTGCCATCAAGTCTTATATTGACACGCAGGGGCTAGATCCCGAATTGCAGGACGAGATGGCGATGAACGTATGGGCTTTTTTGCACGGCTTGGCGGTTCTGGCCCTGCATAAGGAAGCGATCGTCAAGCCAACGCCAGAGCGTTTGAATATGCTCGTTCGATCTGGAATGAACGCCATGCTCGATGGTTACGATCAACGTCGAAATAAAAATCTTCATTAG
- a CDS encoding FMN-dependent NADH-azoreductase, with the protein MNILQINSSARGDDSSSTKLANAVVAQLKAANSATHVQVRDLGHEPHPTLDSHALKALFTAEPERSAEQSARVAIDDAVIAQVQAADVLVMGVPMYNFGIPAQLKSWFDAIARAGVTFRYTENGPEGLLKGKKVYVALARGGIYRDTPNDSQVPYLKTMLGFLGMTDVEWIYAEGLAMGTEIAEKAMLQAHRQIEALFASAQPATA; encoded by the coding sequence ATGAATATATTGCAGATCAATTCCAGCGCACGCGGCGATGACTCGAGCTCGACAAAACTTGCTAACGCCGTGGTCGCACAACTAAAAGCTGCAAACTCAGCTACACACGTACAGGTACGTGATCTTGGCCACGAACCGCACCCAACGCTCGATAGCCACGCTCTGAAAGCTTTGTTCACTGCCGAACCAGAACGTTCAGCCGAGCAAAGCGCCCGGGTTGCGATCGATGATGCAGTCATCGCCCAAGTGCAAGCCGCTGACGTATTGGTGATGGGCGTGCCGATGTACAACTTTGGCATTCCGGCACAACTAAAGAGTTGGTTTGACGCCATTGCACGAGCAGGTGTCACATTTCGCTACACAGAAAACGGCCCAGAAGGTTTGCTTAAGGGTAAGAAGGTTTACGTGGCGCTAGCGCGCGGCGGCATCTATCGCGACACGCCGAATGATTCGCAAGTGCCTTACCTTAAAACCATGTTGGGGTTTCTGGGCATGACCGATGTAGAGTGGATTTATGCTGAGGGTTTGGCCATGGGCACTGAGATAGCAGAAAAAGCGATGCTCCAAGCGCACAGACAAATCGAAGCCTTATTTGCAAGCGCTCAACCCGCGACTGCCTGA
- a CDS encoding SixA phosphatase family protein, translating to MKTLLLVRHAKTAPAGPDQTDHARALEDSGVTDAGKLAHYLRKKDLVPEQMLVSSANRTQSTAQILLAAFDGQDIDVVVSDELYLADVSFLEQVVINASDEISTLMIVGHNPGLSELAYQYDQHVQGLHPAQMLRVEFDVKHWANVKRKHVVKTRLV from the coding sequence ATGAAAACACTTCTGCTGGTTCGTCACGCTAAAACAGCACCTGCTGGTCCTGACCAGACGGATCACGCTCGTGCGCTTGAAGACAGCGGGGTGACTGATGCTGGCAAGCTTGCGCACTACCTTAGGAAAAAAGACCTGGTTCCTGAGCAAATGCTGGTGAGCTCCGCTAACCGCACCCAATCGACCGCCCAGATTCTATTGGCCGCGTTTGATGGTCAAGATATTGATGTGGTGGTGTCGGATGAGCTGTATCTGGCAGATGTCTCATTCCTGGAGCAAGTGGTCATCAATGCAAGTGATGAGATCAGCACATTGATGATCGTGGGGCATAACCCAGGTTTGTCTGAATTGGCGTATCAATACGATCAACACGTGCAAGGTTTGCATCCTGCGCAAATGTTGCGTGTCGAATTTGATGTCAAGCATTGGGCTAACGTCAAGCGCAAGCATGTCGTTAAAACCCGGCTGGTGTGA
- a CDS encoding LysR family transcriptional regulator encodes MISNPTQLADANDLILFAELVEAGGFTALSRQMDLPKSTISRRIAALETRLGQRLLTRTTRRLIVTDFGERMLEHARRLQEEWQGALALAQHEQVKPQGLLRVSLPPDLAQLELGSMLIQFAARYPDVRVELDLSARRVDLLAERFDLAVRIAGQLPDDATLVARKLCDMSVHLYASAAYLRQFGYPEHPSELLSHTCLRLISSSGESVAWRLHGEQGSWEGLPTGPMSSNSPSLQRQLAINGMGIVALADVLVTQEVSQGLLQRVLPDWSLPTLAVWCVTPGRRLLPSRTRAFMALLQSTMSA; translated from the coding sequence ATGATCTCTAACCCAACTCAACTCGCTGACGCCAACGATTTGATCTTATTTGCCGAGCTAGTCGAAGCCGGAGGGTTTACGGCACTCTCGAGGCAGATGGATTTGCCCAAATCCACCATTTCTCGTCGTATCGCCGCTTTAGAGACGCGACTCGGCCAGCGCTTGCTAACTCGTACAACCCGCCGACTGATAGTGACTGATTTTGGGGAACGCATGCTAGAGCATGCTCGCCGCTTGCAAGAAGAGTGGCAAGGTGCATTGGCATTGGCGCAACACGAGCAGGTCAAACCGCAAGGGCTGCTGCGCGTATCGTTGCCGCCAGACCTCGCACAGCTTGAGCTCGGTTCCATGCTTATCCAGTTCGCCGCGCGCTATCCGGACGTTCGGGTAGAGCTCGACCTGTCGGCTAGGCGCGTGGATCTTTTAGCGGAACGCTTTGACTTGGCTGTGCGTATTGCAGGGCAGTTACCCGATGACGCGACCTTGGTGGCGCGTAAGCTTTGCGATATGAGCGTGCATTTATACGCCAGCGCTGCTTATTTGCGTCAATTTGGATACCCTGAGCACCCCAGCGAGTTGTTGTCTCACACGTGTTTACGGTTAATCAGCAGCAGCGGTGAATCGGTTGCCTGGCGTCTACATGGCGAGCAGGGCAGTTGGGAGGGATTGCCAACAGGACCCATGTCCTCAAATTCGCCATCCTTGCAGCGGCAACTGGCGATCAACGGCATGGGTATTGTGGCCTTGGCCGATGTGCTAGTCACTCAGGAGGTTTCTCAGGGTCTTCTACAGCGAGTCTTGCCCGATTGGTCACTGCCTACCCTAGCAGTTTGGTGTGTCACACCAGGTAGACGGTTGCTACCGTCTAGAACCAGAGCCTTTATGGCGTTACTGCAATCGACGATGTCGGCTTAG
- a CDS encoding DUF4395 family protein: protein MLRFDVPPVNANVIRLEAFVTFMVCSVALLGFPYLLPVLALMGLVRGFLGHYKCPSHRGFAKLLESINRAGAKENAGAKMFANKILFIAATVASVLYFMGNSFWVVPTIALVIFSTLEWAFSFCAACWVYGFWYKLFPPKMTG, encoded by the coding sequence ATGCTACGTTTTGATGTGCCGCCCGTTAATGCCAACGTTATCCGCCTAGAGGCGTTTGTTACTTTCATGGTCTGCAGTGTTGCACTGCTAGGATTCCCGTATTTGCTTCCAGTGCTCGCCCTCATGGGCTTGGTCAGAGGTTTTCTAGGGCACTACAAATGTCCTTCGCACCGAGGGTTTGCCAAATTGCTTGAGAGCATAAACCGTGCTGGTGCTAAAGAAAATGCTGGCGCCAAGATGTTCGCCAACAAGATCTTGTTCATCGCGGCCACCGTCGCTAGCGTGTTGTATTTCATGGGCAACAGTTTCTGGGTGGTGCCGACCATCGCTCTGGTGATCTTCTCAACCCTTGAGTGGGCCTTTTCTTTCTGCGCAGCATGCTGGGTGTACGGCTTCTGGTACAAGCTGTTTCCTCCCAAGATGACAGGCTAA
- a CDS encoding TorF family putative porin, which yields MMNTKRLLSCILAAPVLAISANASAEGTDLGHGFNLSGNITVINDYRFRGYTQTNFKPAAQVGIDLTHESGFYIGNWNSNVGWTTGTSLEMDFYGGWSGEVQGIGLDVGVIQYAYPGADMEVSPNTFEIYAGVSKGPFGLKVYYTPTNWFGYADSKNAWYFDGSAGFDLGDGWSIGLHAGYQVLQNVTNADGNNVSGYFDYKAGISKDIKGWVFDLSVVGASTDDLFLSSQGHPAGRVGALFSIAKSF from the coding sequence ATGATGAATACCAAACGATTGCTCTCGTGTATCTTGGCGGCACCAGTGCTTGCCATTTCCGCTAATGCCAGCGCCGAGGGTACAGACCTCGGACACGGTTTTAACCTGTCTGGCAACATCACAGTGATTAACGATTATCGTTTCAGGGGTTACACCCAGACCAACTTCAAGCCGGCTGCCCAGGTTGGGATAGACCTAACCCATGAGTCGGGTTTCTATATCGGTAACTGGAACTCCAACGTGGGTTGGACCACCGGCACATCGCTTGAAATGGATTTCTATGGTGGTTGGAGTGGCGAGGTGCAGGGCATCGGTTTGGATGTGGGCGTTATTCAATATGCCTATCCGGGTGCAGACATGGAAGTCTCCCCCAACACATTTGAAATTTATGCTGGTGTAAGCAAGGGTCCATTTGGGTTGAAGGTCTACTACACGCCGACCAATTGGTTTGGTTACGCCGATTCGAAGAATGCTTGGTATTTTGATGGTTCAGCGGGATTCGACCTCGGTGACGGTTGGTCGATTGGCCTACACGCGGGCTATCAGGTACTACAGAATGTGACCAATGCAGACGGTAATAATGTCAGTGGATATTTTGATTACAAAGCCGGGATTTCCAAGGACATCAAAGGTTGGGTGTTTGACCTGAGCGTGGTTGGTGCATCGACTGACGATCTGTTTCTGAGCTCTCAGGGTCATCCGGCAGGCCGGGTTGGAGCTCTATTCTCGATTGCCAAGTCGTTCTGA
- a CDS encoding DUF4286 family protein: protein MPISGKGILITSMNINPTHEDEFNLWYDREHIAERVSIEGFLEARRYQAIDANPKYFATYTTNRFEDLSSAAYQQALANQTEWSKTNIARFKDMIRVVGRITVSRGQGRGAAMTVVRLRPKLHLAEQVRQSLAATLDPGSLPGMISIHLIESDPELSKSLTEPDKPNPGAADWFVLIEGTSVSASRQFAHERFADDGYELISSGSYQLLWDLAKAEL, encoded by the coding sequence ATGCCTATCTCTGGCAAAGGCATTTTGATCACATCCATGAACATCAATCCGACTCATGAGGACGAGTTCAACCTTTGGTATGACCGTGAGCACATTGCAGAGCGCGTATCGATTGAAGGCTTCCTCGAGGCGCGGCGCTACCAAGCCATTGACGCAAATCCCAAGTACTTTGCCACTTACACCACAAACAGGTTCGAAGACTTGAGTAGCGCAGCCTATCAACAAGCACTTGCCAATCAAACCGAATGGTCAAAAACCAATATTGCTCGCTTTAAAGACATGATCCGAGTCGTGGGACGAATTACCGTGTCACGTGGGCAAGGCCGCGGGGCAGCCATGACCGTCGTGAGACTTCGCCCGAAGCTTCACCTGGCCGAACAAGTCCGCCAAAGCCTGGCTGCGACACTCGATCCGGGCAGCTTGCCCGGCATGATCTCGATCCACCTTATTGAAAGCGATCCGGAATTGTCCAAGTCACTGACTGAACCGGACAAACCAAACCCCGGTGCAGCCGATTGGTTTGTGTTGATTGAAGGCACCTCGGTGTCAGCCAGCCGTCAATTTGCACACGAGCGTTTTGCCGATGATGGATATGAGCTAATTTCCTCAGGCAGCTACCAGTTACTGTGGGACTTGGCCAAAGCTGAGCTCTAG
- a CDS encoding cytochrome-c peroxidase, with protein MKFKTLSAALFTTAAVSVSGVSMAYDEIVSVRQEPVQPIQPAKVSDPQLVKLGAMLFFDPRLSKSGFISCNSCHNLSRGGSDNLKTSIGDKWQEGPINSPTVLNSSLNVAQFWDGRAADLKEQAGGPIANPGEMAFTHELAVEMLQSVPGYTVEFRKAFGTDKINIDMVTDAIAAFEETLVTPHSKFDKWLAGDDDALTPTELRGWDLFKTSGCVACHNGAALGGNSFQKMGLVEPYHTTAAAEGRSAVTGKDADRFNFKVPTLRNVELTYPYFHDGGADTLVEAVDIMGRLQLGKKFTPDENAAIVAFLKTLTGEQPRIIVPILPPSSDATPRPTPFAD; from the coding sequence ATGAAATTTAAAACTCTCTCCGCTGCCCTGTTCACAACTGCAGCCGTATCCGTTTCTGGTGTGTCGATGGCTTATGACGAGATCGTGTCCGTGCGCCAAGAGCCCGTGCAGCCTATTCAGCCTGCAAAGGTTTCTGACCCGCAGTTGGTCAAATTAGGCGCCATGCTGTTTTTTGATCCCCGCCTGTCAAAGTCTGGGTTCATTTCTTGCAACTCCTGTCATAACCTGTCACGTGGTGGTTCCGACAATCTGAAGACGTCGATCGGTGACAAGTGGCAAGAGGGTCCGATCAACTCACCCACCGTGCTGAACTCGAGCTTGAATGTGGCTCAATTCTGGGATGGTCGCGCAGCTGATTTGAAAGAACAAGCCGGTGGCCCGATTGCCAACCCTGGCGAGATGGCTTTCACGCACGAACTCGCGGTCGAGATGCTGCAATCAGTTCCTGGTTATACGGTTGAATTCCGTAAGGCCTTTGGCACTGACAAGATCAACATCGACATGGTGACTGATGCGATTGCCGCGTTCGAAGAAACGCTAGTTACCCCACACTCGAAGTTTGACAAATGGTTAGCCGGTGATGATGACGCCCTGACGCCGACCGAATTGCGCGGTTGGGATTTGTTTAAGACCAGTGGTTGTGTGGCTTGCCACAACGGCGCTGCACTCGGTGGCAACTCCTTCCAGAAGATGGGTCTGGTTGAGCCCTATCACACTACAGCTGCAGCGGAAGGTCGTTCGGCTGTCACCGGCAAGGATGCTGACCGCTTTAACTTCAAAGTGCCGACGCTACGTAACGTTGAGCTGACCTATCCCTACTTCCACGATGGCGGCGCTGACACCCTCGTTGAAGCTGTGGACATCATGGGTCGTCTGCAGTTAGGCAAGAAGTTCACGCCAGACGAGAATGCTGCAATCGTAGCTTTCTTGAAAACGTTGACAGGTGAGCAGCCACGGATCATTGTGCCAATCCTGCCACCGTCATCTGACGCTACCCCACGTCCCACGCCGTTTGCTGATTAA